The proteins below are encoded in one region of Solenopsis invicta isolate M01_SB chromosome 8, UNIL_Sinv_3.0, whole genome shotgun sequence:
- the LOC120358442 gene encoding uncharacterized protein LOC120358442, with protein sequence MGTRLRNLKKNVKGLGGKGKLTAKLIDELTIYYGLAIRRNPNSVKNMKNDIWATLFHKMSTDENPQHEKCSESWCDWKKAQAANSLATYHHKPPLPKEIFEAIKPIYEELSRDDLLNRCLGGYTQNSNESFNAAVWNLAPKSYSSGKKVLCAATDIAVCTFNDGLTNILRIMQVLEMDIGYQAYNFCLEANATRIEHSERALTDAAKKARTSTKSSRKENEEQYLSKEGMLYGPGIAD encoded by the coding sequence AAGGTAAATTAACTGCTAAATTAATTGACGAGCTTACAATATATTATGGTTTAGCGATACGGCGGAATCCAAACTccgtgaaaaatatgaaaaatgatatttgggcaaccttatttcataaaatgtcaACCGATGAAAATCCGCAACACGAGAAGTGCTCGGAGTCTTGGTGCGACTGGAAAAAGGCACAAGCAGCAAATTCCTTGGCTACTTACCATCATAAGCCGCCACTACCGAAGGAAATTTTTGAAGCTATCAAACCTATTTACGAGGAGCTGAGCCGTGATGATTTGCTAAATCGTTGCTTGGGAGGCTACACTCAAAATAGCAACGAAAGTTTCAATGCTGCTGTATGGAACTTGGCGCCAAAATCTTACTCAAGCGGCAAAAAAGTATTATGTGCAGCAACTGATATTGCTGTGTGCACCTTCAATGACGGTTTGACTAACATTTTACGAATTATGCAAGTTTTGGAGATGGATATCGGCTACCAAGCATACAATTTTTGCCTTGAAGCCAATGCGACAAGGATCGAGCACTCCGAGCGGGCTTTGACAGATGCAGCAAAGAAGGCACGCACCAGCACAAAATCGTCGCGGAAAGAAAATGAGGAACAATACTTGAGCAAAGAAGGGATGCTTTACGGTCCTGGGATAGCAG